In Puniceicoccus vermicola, the following proteins share a genomic window:
- a CDS encoding DUF6984 family protein: MNTFPYSIPIDRELSDSERSILRKLISETQPEREKEIDSLHVFGRCGCGSCPTVMFTSGTKREKERSILADFQGGDTESGLVGITLWESNGSITELEAWSIDGTDIEFWPELETIRPLEISR; encoded by the coding sequence TTGAATACGTTTCCATACAGCATCCCCATTGATCGTGAGCTTTCCGATTCGGAAAGATCGATTCTTCGAAAGCTTATCTCTGAAACCCAGCCAGAGCGAGAGAAAGAAATAGATTCGCTTCATGTCTTTGGACGGTGTGGTTGCGGATCTTGCCCAACAGTGATGTTCACGTCTGGAACTAAAAGAGAAAAAGAAAGATCGATTTTAGCAGACTTCCAAGGCGGAGACACAGAATCCGGCTTGGTGGGAATCACGCTATGGGAAAGCAATGGATCTATCACCGAACTAGAGGCTTGGTCGATAGATGGAACAGACATAGAGTTTTGGCCTGAACTCGAAACAATCAGACCACTGGAAATCTCGAGATGA